One Rhodococcus jostii RHA1 DNA window includes the following coding sequences:
- a CDS encoding conjugal transfer protein: protein MKIDLAKINNFGRSPMSKTDPASENVVDSVVDEAEELARAERAQWGLRQVWTTRLLKAGIVAALGAGIVALILVVFGSSPTRSLTDNATKDTTDVDTVGQAKAEDLARQFVVAWLQATRGDEQELDHFVSGKPSLPSAPLFAATDPAVASIDYEQKSRTYAVTVSVSVRAATDANAPTVRRYFQVPVVVTEAGVRAAALPAAVAGPSTSIDVRLGYKYRVANHPIATSAHEFLSAMLTGNGEVARYLTPGVSIAPIVPAPYRSVAITDVYSSEDLSAASASAPLPDGDVVRLLVTAAQNVTEVGSVSGQYALTMTSRGGRWEVSAIDATPLYPPAAPRTPSSSTTAPSSTTPSAGAPESASSDSGQVPASSESGQTPALSVPAAGDVPLFSPSGTDPHSSGR, encoded by the coding sequence ATGAAAATCGACCTCGCGAAAATCAACAACTTCGGCCGCAGCCCCATGAGCAAGACCGATCCCGCGTCTGAAAATGTCGTCGACTCCGTTGTCGACGAAGCCGAGGAGTTGGCGCGCGCGGAGCGTGCACAGTGGGGCCTTCGGCAGGTGTGGACCACCCGACTTCTCAAGGCAGGAATCGTCGCCGCGCTCGGCGCCGGAATAGTTGCCCTGATCCTCGTCGTCTTCGGATCCTCGCCCACCCGGAGCCTCACCGACAACGCCACCAAGGACACCACAGACGTCGACACAGTCGGTCAGGCGAAAGCCGAAGATCTTGCTCGGCAGTTCGTCGTTGCCTGGCTCCAGGCGACGCGTGGGGATGAACAAGAACTCGATCATTTCGTCTCGGGAAAACCGAGCCTTCCGAGCGCGCCGTTGTTTGCTGCGACTGATCCGGCCGTCGCGTCGATCGACTACGAGCAGAAGTCACGGACGTACGCGGTGACGGTCTCGGTGTCAGTTCGAGCCGCCACTGATGCGAATGCGCCCACTGTTCGTCGCTACTTTCAGGTGCCGGTTGTGGTCACCGAAGCGGGCGTGAGGGCCGCCGCACTCCCCGCCGCAGTAGCTGGCCCGTCGACCTCGATCGACGTCAGACTCGGCTACAAGTACCGGGTCGCCAACCATCCCATCGCCACGTCCGCTCACGAGTTCCTGTCCGCGATGTTGACCGGCAACGGGGAAGTAGCGCGCTATCTCACGCCGGGGGTTTCGATCGCACCGATTGTTCCGGCGCCGTATCGCAGCGTGGCAATCACCGATGTCTATTCGTCGGAAGACCTGAGTGCTGCCAGTGCATCGGCACCGCTGCCTGACGGTGATGTTGTGCGCCTCCTGGTGACGGCAGCGCAGAACGTCACAGAGGTCGGTTCGGTCAGTGGGCAGTACGCGCTGACGATGACCTCCCGCGGCGGCCGGTGGGAGGTCAGCGCAATTGACGCAACGCCGTTGTACCCGCCGGCGGCACCCCGAACACCATCCTCGTCAACGACCGCACCGAGCTCGACCACACCGAGTGCGGGTGCCCCGGAATCCGCATCGTCTGATTCAGGTCAGGTTCCCGCATCGTCTGAATCAGGGCAGACCCCCGCACTTTCAGTGCCGGCTGCCGGCGACGTGCCGTTGTTTTCCCCGTCAGGAACCGATCCTCATTCATCCGGAAGGTAA
- a CDS encoding sigma-70 family RNA polymerase sigma factor, whose protein sequence is MSQDALREVADLNDLAAAHRRDRDGVLLALLTLHQEGSSLAGRALLQLMLGKLISLTRHARVSGHDRYHACDERAASTVATFMSLIATYRPSGENVYAALFLHTLKKITREETFAQEIPASDVMDESDSAENEPEANISAPALLSWAVEKKVINDLDRTLIQRAYLEQTDCDLAVIAAEIGMTPAALRQRLYRAVTRIRKSVVASNPPTPRPRFARGRRRAATTTAAI, encoded by the coding sequence GTGAGCCAGGACGCGCTCCGCGAGGTCGCGGACCTCAACGATCTCGCCGCGGCGCACCGCCGAGATCGTGATGGTGTGCTTCTGGCGCTGCTGACACTGCATCAGGAAGGAAGCTCCCTTGCCGGGCGAGCGCTACTGCAGCTGATGCTCGGCAAGCTCATCTCCCTGACGCGCCACGCACGGGTCAGTGGGCACGATCGGTATCACGCGTGCGATGAGAGAGCTGCCTCCACTGTGGCCACGTTCATGTCACTGATCGCCACCTACAGGCCCTCCGGTGAGAACGTCTACGCGGCGCTCTTCCTGCACACGCTGAAGAAGATCACGCGCGAGGAAACCTTCGCCCAGGAGATCCCCGCCTCCGATGTCATGGACGAGTCCGACAGTGCTGAGAACGAACCGGAAGCGAACATCTCTGCTCCGGCGCTGCTCTCCTGGGCGGTCGAAAAGAAGGTCATCAACGACCTCGATCGCACCCTGATTCAGCGGGCATACCTCGAGCAGACCGATTGCGACCTGGCAGTGATTGCCGCGGAGATTGGGATGACTCCGGCAGCGCTTCGCCAGCGGCTCTACCGCGCGGTCACACGCATTCGTAAAAGTGTCGTCGCCTCCAACCCGCCGACTCCTCGACCCCGGTTTGCACGTGGTCGTCGTCGGGCTGCAACGACTACTGCGGCGATCTGA
- a CDS encoding cutinase family protein, whose translation MPLLVASLLAALLASLIAVVSPSQAEAAPASSGCPAVEVVMMPGTFETDSTANPDVAKGLLKQVTDPLSQLFGSSIKITYPAYEASAFNKGKTYGTSKASGIAAGARVMQTRATQCPNTLFALGGYSQGADVAGDLAWLIGHDKGPIPAEKLIAVGLVADPRQSSNGDNTLVGPPIDGVGIAGARPGGFGKTAAVTRSYCAPDDLYCSTNAGKDGLLAGLGRVLAQPPTASAPQQSDGSQTTTAGLQNALVSDYSTVNLPGLAGNIETLQQQLQSGAPDLESMESAATDVANTLVPLADTTSWVTQNPAVEQTLMTADASTPEYAAGQIVDKVKGIDLRSAFQAADTIARTAQNASTPDQVQQLQTSVDTLSNQVSPLAATPADGLSLAADALSIIKPSVLINQVTHIGTNAFDLANNIPTVLDILFNRIPHIVLDPGLDPMAKVKAVHAEFDRINVLFEPLIKLAAGLDYKTAAALIAMMPDPSGAAQIISMIVGLVGNLDIIGLANTAGELQKQLWHAIETGDIIGAGLGALPHILDFAKIAVGTLSGGQKTEASKLGSVSAATTTGQQITQQSQAGDLGGLASSLTALAGSDGADALSQIGAEGLKFASFIGSGTHQNYGELVVDASGTTALQDMTNHFRDPIAKAVA comes from the coding sequence GTGCCCCTGCTCGTCGCCTCCCTGCTCGCTGCACTCCTCGCCTCCCTCATCGCGGTTGTGTCGCCAAGTCAGGCCGAGGCGGCGCCGGCATCATCGGGCTGCCCGGCAGTGGAAGTGGTGATGATGCCGGGAACGTTCGAAACGGACTCGACCGCTAATCCTGACGTCGCGAAGGGTCTACTCAAGCAGGTAACCGATCCTCTTTCCCAGCTGTTCGGCAGCTCCATCAAGATCACCTATCCGGCGTACGAAGCGTCCGCCTTCAACAAGGGCAAGACCTATGGCACCAGTAAGGCATCTGGCATCGCGGCCGGCGCGCGCGTGATGCAGACCCGTGCAACGCAATGCCCGAACACTCTGTTCGCACTCGGCGGCTACAGCCAGGGTGCGGACGTGGCCGGCGACTTGGCATGGTTGATCGGACACGACAAGGGACCGATCCCGGCAGAGAAGTTGATCGCCGTCGGTCTTGTTGCCGACCCACGGCAGAGTTCGAATGGCGACAACACTCTCGTCGGTCCTCCCATCGACGGAGTCGGGATCGCGGGGGCCAGGCCGGGCGGGTTCGGAAAGACAGCTGCAGTCACGCGTTCGTACTGCGCCCCCGACGACCTCTACTGCTCGACCAACGCCGGCAAGGATGGATTGCTCGCAGGACTTGGGCGAGTGCTTGCCCAGCCTCCGACTGCTTCCGCTCCGCAGCAGAGCGATGGATCTCAAACCACCACCGCGGGTCTGCAGAACGCCTTGGTGTCCGACTACTCGACGGTCAATCTTCCGGGATTGGCCGGCAACATCGAGACCCTGCAGCAGCAGCTGCAGTCCGGCGCTCCGGACCTGGAGAGCATGGAATCGGCGGCGACAGATGTTGCCAACACCCTTGTTCCGCTGGCCGATACGACTAGCTGGGTAACCCAGAATCCGGCCGTGGAACAGACGCTCATGACCGCGGACGCTTCGACTCCCGAATACGCCGCCGGCCAGATCGTCGACAAGGTCAAAGGCATCGACCTGAGGAGTGCATTTCAGGCCGCGGACACCATCGCGCGGACGGCTCAGAATGCCTCCACGCCGGATCAGGTGCAGCAGCTGCAGACATCGGTGGACACCTTGTCCAACCAGGTCTCCCCCCTGGCCGCCACTCCGGCTGATGGTCTGTCACTCGCGGCGGACGCCCTCTCGATCATCAAGCCGAGCGTGCTCATCAACCAGGTCACGCACATCGGGACGAACGCATTCGACCTCGCCAACAACATCCCTACAGTCCTCGACATCTTGTTCAACCGGATCCCGCACATTGTTCTCGATCCCGGTCTCGATCCGATGGCCAAGGTCAAGGCTGTCCACGCCGAGTTCGACCGCATCAACGTCCTATTCGAGCCACTCATCAAGCTCGCCGCCGGACTCGACTACAAGACCGCGGCGGCCCTGATCGCGATGATGCCCGACCCATCCGGCGCCGCACAGATCATCTCGATGATCGTCGGCCTCGTCGGGAACCTCGACATCATCGGTCTGGCCAACACCGCCGGCGAACTCCAAAAGCAGCTCTGGCACGCCATCGAGACCGGCGACATCATCGGAGCCGGCCTCGGCGCACTCCCCCACATCCTCGACTTCGCGAAGATCGCGGTGGGCACACTCAGCGGTGGCCAGAAGACCGAGGCGTCCAAGCTCGGTTCAGTGTCTGCGGCCACGACGACTGGACAGCAGATCACCCAGCAGTCACAGGCTGGGGACCTTGGAGGGCTCGCCTCGAGCCTCACCGCCTTGGCGGGCTCTGACGGTGCAGACGCCCTCTCCCAGATCGGTGCTGAAGGGCTCAAGTTCGCCTCATTCATCGGGTCCGGAACTCACCAAAACTACGGGGAGCTTGTCGTCGATGCATCAGGCACAACGGCCCTGCAGGACATGACCAACCACTTCCGTGATCCGATCGCCAAGGCCGTGGCGTAA
- a CDS encoding ATP-binding protein, which produces MEQPTLSMAANIRWTKSGVVWADYVLTGIDYGYRPDVDKRTARTLHTMLVRALPGESLLMGIAASLSAEAVVSRMTEGVDLDAHPDWATECEATLDSIELYRPGQRIYWLSIPLTTPKVVDQVKAAAHSAWTTLSDYIGLPRTAIDDDEIRARVRQANRIMADIPGVFDAQPATPAQMVWLWQHAMTRGLHVDPDLPDAAVTPGAKSGAALSACRIDEGAQSDREKASGWRGKVPTFSRVLKVDQPYEFVDHPASYQVLLALADTPAGGVYFPGSEFFTLADDFGDIDVDFAVRLKVTAGADVMRANKRALENLKEQYEQREGELAGGQGVLDLAAAALTEYTSLLETNRDEVEVAWTALFAVGADSEERALADAKALVKAFEQQEYKVVAPVGYQEDLWWAMLPGVPTSKIVREFAQITTSTHFAAYMPFIRNDLGDGSGPLLALNITTSRIGVVHHDVAGKSLRDQSGSFAVTGELGSGKSVTMKVIAGQVVDCGGQVIGIDQSDLGEYANWAKAVTEAVVVDLVEPEYSMDPLRIFEAGVAAEMAQSVLLTLLRIQPSSDLGIALAKVLEPEYRAEHPYQGLGELTEHLLSGACPIAHAQDLGEAMNVYARRTYAAVLFGKDLPPLPITAPGIIFRTHKVDLPTQLQTEKQHLYENLPLEKRFGHAVYTLIAKVARGQCFADPDQMALFLVDEAHHLLGADDGVDIVEDFVLQGRKSSAAVGLGDQDCAFGTPKLRGLIKTRIAHRHTDETLAKRAIEWLGLDPDDYGLVKQYMEQTAPVTGKDKYVEPHRRGEGYMRDGSGNVGRIKTLLPATESRRSAVSTTPKDNKLVKA; this is translated from the coding sequence ATGGAACAGCCGACACTGTCAATGGCCGCGAACATCCGGTGGACGAAGTCCGGCGTTGTCTGGGCGGACTACGTGCTCACGGGCATCGACTACGGTTACCGCCCCGACGTGGACAAGCGCACTGCTCGTACCCTGCACACGATGCTCGTCCGCGCCCTGCCGGGCGAGTCACTGTTGATGGGCATCGCAGCATCGTTGAGCGCCGAAGCCGTCGTTTCCCGAATGACCGAAGGCGTCGATCTCGATGCACACCCGGACTGGGCAACCGAATGCGAAGCGACTCTCGACTCGATCGAGCTATACCGCCCGGGGCAGAGGATCTACTGGCTGAGCATTCCGCTGACCACACCCAAGGTCGTCGATCAGGTCAAGGCCGCGGCTCATTCGGCCTGGACCACACTCTCCGACTACATCGGGCTGCCGCGGACCGCAATTGATGATGACGAGATCCGGGCCCGTGTCCGGCAGGCCAACCGGATCATGGCCGACATCCCCGGTGTCTTCGATGCGCAACCTGCCACTCCCGCTCAGATGGTGTGGCTGTGGCAGCACGCGATGACGCGCGGACTGCATGTCGACCCTGACCTGCCCGACGCAGCCGTGACGCCAGGAGCAAAGTCAGGTGCCGCCCTGTCCGCATGCCGGATCGACGAGGGCGCCCAATCGGATCGAGAGAAGGCTTCGGGTTGGCGAGGCAAGGTCCCGACGTTCAGTCGGGTCCTGAAAGTCGACCAGCCATACGAATTCGTCGACCACCCTGCCTCCTACCAAGTGCTCCTCGCGCTCGCTGACACCCCCGCCGGTGGCGTCTATTTCCCCGGCTCGGAGTTCTTCACCCTCGCTGACGACTTCGGCGATATCGATGTCGACTTTGCCGTACGGCTCAAGGTCACCGCCGGTGCCGATGTCATGCGAGCGAACAAGCGCGCGCTCGAGAACCTGAAGGAGCAGTACGAACAGCGGGAAGGAGAGTTGGCCGGCGGCCAAGGTGTTCTCGACCTCGCTGCCGCCGCGTTGACCGAATACACCTCGTTGCTCGAGACGAACCGCGATGAGGTCGAGGTTGCCTGGACGGCGTTGTTCGCGGTAGGAGCTGATTCCGAGGAGCGTGCACTCGCTGATGCGAAGGCATTGGTGAAAGCGTTCGAACAGCAGGAATACAAGGTGGTCGCGCCGGTCGGCTACCAGGAAGACCTGTGGTGGGCGATGTTGCCTGGCGTTCCCACCTCGAAGATCGTCCGCGAGTTCGCGCAGATCACCACATCGACGCATTTCGCGGCGTACATGCCGTTCATTCGCAACGATCTCGGCGATGGCAGCGGTCCGCTGTTGGCACTGAACATCACCACTTCTCGGATCGGTGTGGTTCACCACGACGTCGCCGGAAAGTCCCTGCGCGACCAGTCCGGATCCTTCGCGGTCACCGGTGAGCTCGGATCGGGCAAGTCGGTCACCATGAAGGTGATCGCCGGCCAGGTCGTCGACTGCGGGGGGCAGGTCATCGGTATCGACCAAAGCGATCTCGGCGAGTACGCCAATTGGGCCAAGGCCGTCACCGAGGCAGTCGTGGTCGACCTCGTCGAACCCGAATACAGCATGGATCCACTGAGGATCTTCGAGGCCGGGGTCGCAGCAGAAATGGCCCAGTCCGTGTTGTTGACACTGCTCCGGATCCAGCCTTCCTCAGACCTGGGCATCGCATTGGCGAAGGTGCTCGAGCCCGAGTACCGCGCAGAGCACCCCTACCAAGGTTTGGGCGAGCTGACCGAACACCTCCTGTCCGGGGCTTGCCCGATCGCCCACGCCCAAGATCTCGGCGAAGCGATGAACGTCTACGCCCGCCGCACCTACGCCGCGGTACTGTTCGGCAAAGATCTACCCCCGCTGCCCATTACTGCTCCCGGCATCATTTTCCGCACCCACAAGGTCGACTTGCCGACCCAGCTGCAGACCGAGAAGCAGCACCTCTATGAGAACCTGCCGCTGGAGAAGCGGTTCGGTCACGCGGTGTACACCCTGATCGCGAAGGTCGCCCGCGGACAGTGCTTCGCCGACCCCGACCAGATGGCGTTGTTCCTCGTCGACGAGGCACACCACCTCCTGGGCGCCGACGACGGAGTCGACATCGTCGAGGACTTCGTGCTGCAGGGCCGCAAGTCCTCTGCCGCCGTGGGACTCGGCGACCAGGACTGCGCGTTCGGCACCCCGAAGCTGCGCGGACTGATCAAGACCCGCATCGCGCACCGGCATACAGACGAAACCCTCGCCAAGCGCGCCATTGAATGGCTCGGCCTCGACCCGGACGACTACGGACTGGTCAAGCAATACATGGAGCAGACAGCTCCGGTAACCGGAAAAGACAAGTACGTCGAACCGCACCGCCGCGGTGAAGGTTACATGCGCGATGGCAGCGGAAACGTCGGTCGTATCAAGACGCTGCTGCCGGCAACCGAGTCTCGCCGAAGTGCAGTGTCGACCACTCCGAAGGACAACAAGCTGGTGAAAGCATGA